A window of Deltaproteobacteria bacterium contains these coding sequences:
- a CDS encoding rubrerythrin family protein, with amino-acid sequence MKQWECVICGYIHEGEEPPDVCPVCDAPKELFRLLD; translated from the coding sequence ATGAAACAGTGGGAGTGCGTGATCTGCGGGTACATCCACGAGGGGGAGGAACCTCCTGACGTGTGCCCGGTGTGCGACGCGCCGAAGGAGCTTTTCCGGCTCCTGGACTGA